Sequence from the Dehalococcoidales bacterium genome:
ACATTCCCCATCTGTGCTTCCATCCCGAGCTTCCCGGACAGGGGGCCTGCCGACTCTGCATGGTGGAAACAGGCAACGGCCGGATGGTCACCGCGTGCCGGACGCCGGTAGAGCCGGGGATGACGGTCACGACGAAGAGTCCGCAGATAGACCGGGCAATCCGTCCGATAGCCGAACTGCTGATTGCCAACCACCACGCCACCTGCCGGGGCTGTCCCAGCAGCAGGAAATGCGAGTTGCAGAAGCTGATGTCCCACCTGCGCATCGACCGCAAGCGTATCCTGCGCCTCTGGCCGCCGAAAGAAGAGCTGCCCCTGGACACGTCCCCACCTTGCTTCGACTATGACCCCAACAAGTGCATACTCTGTGGAATCTGCGTGGAGACGTGTATGCAACTCCACGGACGCAGCTCCCTGCGCTTCATGAACCGAGGCAGTGACACCGT
This genomic interval carries:
- a CDS encoding 2Fe-2S iron-sulfur cluster-binding protein; protein product: MKKITLTIDGVAVKADEGTSVLQAALDNDIYIPHLCFHPELPGQGACRLCMVETGNGRMVTACRTPVEPGMTVTTKSPQIDRAIRPIAELLIANHHATCRGCPSSRKCELQKLMSHLRIDRKRILRLWPPKEELPLDTSPPCFDYDPNKCILCGICVETCMQLHGRSSLRFMNRGSDTVIAFFGDEDRCTSCMECTRRCPVGVLMPKQAESQQG